A part of Miscanthus floridulus cultivar M001 chromosome 6, ASM1932011v1, whole genome shotgun sequence genomic DNA contains:
- the LOC136456872 gene encoding auxin transporter-like protein 1, translating into MAREQLEESIVADGNGKEEEVGVMGIGAADGADDQRGGGGKHSMKSLLWHGGSVWDAWFSCASNQVAQVLLTLPYSFSQLGMLSGILLQIFYGFLGSWTAYLISVLYVEYRSRKEKEGVSFKNHVIQWFEVLDGLLGPYWKAAGLAFNCTFLLFGSVIQLIACASNIYYINDRLDKRTWTYIFGACCATTVFIPSFHNYRIWSFLGLGMTTYTAWYLAIAALINGQVEGVAHTGPTKLVLYFTGATNILYTFGGHAVTVEIMHAMWKPAKFKYIYLLATLYVFTLTLPSAAAMYWAFGDELLTHSNAFSLLPKTGWRDAAVILMLIHQFITFGFACTPLYFVWEKVIGMHDTKSIFKRALARLPIVVPIWFLAIIFPFFGPINSAVGALLVSFTVYIIPALAHILTYRTASARMNAAEKPPFFLPSWTAMFVLNMFIVVWVLVVGFGIGGWASMVNFIRQVDTFGLFAKCYQCPKPPVAATVQSPAPLPHH; encoded by the exons ATGGCGCGCGAGCAGCTGGAGGAGTCCATCGTGGCCGACGGCAACGGCAAGGAGGAAGAGGTCGGGGTCATGGGCATCGGCGCCGCGGACGGCGCCGACGaccagcgcggcggcggcggcaagcatAGCATGAAGAGCCTGCTGTGGCACGGCGGCTCCGTCTGGGACGCATGGTTCAGCTGCGCCTCCAACCAG GTGGCGCAGGTGCTCCTGACGCTGCCGTActccttctcccagctggggatgctGTCCGGCATCCTGCTGCAGATCTTCTACGGCTTCTTGGGCAGCTGGACCGCCTACCTCATCAGTGTCCTCTACGTCGAGTACCGCTCCCGCAAGGAGAAGGAAGGCGTCAGCTTCAAGAACCACGTCATCCAG TGGTTCGAAGTGCTGGACGGGCTGCTGGGCCCCTACTGGAAGGCGGCCGGTCTGGCCTTCAACTGCACGTTCCTGCTCTTCGGCTCCGTCATCCAGCTGATCGCCTGCGCGAG CAACATCTACTACATCAACGACCGGCTGGACAAGCGGACATGGACGTACATCTTCGGCGCCTGCTGCGCCACCACGGTGTTCATCCCGTCCTTCCACAACTACCGGATCTGGTCCTTCCTGGGGCTCGGCATGACCACCTACACCGCGTGGTACCTCGCCATCGCCGCGCTCATCAACGGCCAG GTCGAAGGCGTGGCGCACACCGGCCCGACCAAGCTCGTGCTCTACTTCACCGGCGCCACCAACATCCTCTACACCTTCGGCGGCCACGCCGTCACAGT GGAGATCATGCACGCGATGTGGAAGCCCGCCAAGTTCAAGTACATCTACCTGCTGGCGACGCTGTACGTGTTCACGCTGACGCTGCCGTCGGCGGCGGCCATGTACTGGGCGTTCGGTGACGAGCTGCTGACCCACTCGAACGCCTTCTCGCTGCTGCCCAAGACCGGGTGGCGCGACGCGGCGGTGATCCTGATGCTGATCCACCAGTTCATCACGTTCGGGTTCGCGTGCACGCCGCTCTACTTCGTGTGGGAGAAGGTGATCGGGATGCACGACACCAAGAGCATCTtcaagcgcgcgctggcgcggctgCCCATCGTGGTGCCCATCTGGTTCCTGGCCATCATCTTCCCCTTCTTCGGGCCCATCAACTCCGCCGTCGGCGCGCTGCTCGTCAGCTTCACCGTCTACATCATCCCGGCACTGGCGCACATCCTCACCTACCGCACGGCGTCCGCGCGCATG AACGCCGCGGAGAAGCCACCGTTCTTCCTGCCTAGCTGGACGGCGATGTTCGTCCTCAACATGTTCATCGTGGTGTGGGTGCTGGTGGTCGGCTTCGGGATCGGCGGCTGGGCCAGCATGGTCAACTTCATCAGGCAGGTCGACACGTTCGGGCTGTTCGCCAAGTGCTACCAGTGCCCCAAGCCGCCCGTCGCGGCGACCGTGCAGTCACCGGCGCCGTTGCCGCACCACTAG
- the LOC136456873 gene encoding nuclear pore complex protein NUP62-like isoform X1: MATSFGFGGSAAAGSTASSPFSFSSTPSAFSFSQPAAASSPAPTFGSSLFSSPSAAASSAPTFGSSLFGASSAAAPASSPTFGFGSTPFSFGQSTAAASSAASAPSLFGATPASSAGTTPSLFGAATSAASSPGLFGAASAASSSPGLFGASATGSAATSSGLFGGTSSAATTPSPFGATSSASATSSLFGAASSAASTPSLFSGAATGFSFGSSASGSTTTTPAAPAPSVGFSFNSGAAASSTASTATSAPALGFGGSTGSSLFGSTTSAPLFSTTTASSPAPAATTTPSFGFSSSPATTASAPSFGFTPSAGSAATGNTAPSLFSSASSSPAFAFAKSTSTTTVTTLASSPSTGFSLATSQAAPAPSLFSNTSAAGSSSATTPGFSFGSSSAASTPTFASVSATGASTVPSAAAASATSGSLFPAASTSSFSFAVAPSSSSAAAATATTTTVTSASTSAGMTTTAPLTGTTGFPNFNLQTTTPASTSSPTLAFGVSTAAASTSAISTTTQATSSAVQASSTGPTTTTSISPAASQAPKLPSEIVGKSVDEIIRDWNNELQDRTAKFRKHATAIAEWDKRILQNRNVLIRLEAEVAKVVETQTGLERQLELIETHQREVDKALQSMEEEAERIFQDERMLLREDEAASARDTMYEQAEVVEHELQHMTEQVKSIIQTMNATQGGELESANSMTPFDVAVRILDNQLRSLMWIDEKVNEFSGRIQRLPNNSSSAERDSGIPRFWLS, from the exons ATGGCGACCTCCTTCGGTTTCGGCGGCTCCGCGGCCGCGGGCTCCAcggcctcctcccccttctccttctcctccaccCCATCCGCCTTCTCCTTCTCCCAGCCGGCGGCTGCCTCCTCCCCTGCCCCCACCTTCGGCTCCTCCCTCTTTTCCTCACCCTCCGCCGCCGCTTCCTCTGCCCCCACTTTCGGGTCCTCCCTGTTCGGGGCCTCgtccgccgccgcgcccgcctccTCCCCCACTTTCGGCTTCGGATCCACCCCCTTCTCGTTTGGTCAGTCCACGGCGGCCGCCTCATCGGCCGCGTCCGCGCCATCCCTCTTCGGCGCAACGCCCGCATCCTCCGCCGGAACAACACCTAGCTTATTCGGCGCTGCTACCTCCGCCGCAAGCAGCCCTGGCCTCTTCGGTGCCGCCTCCGCTGCCTCAAGCAGCCCCGGCCTCTTCGGTGCGTCCGCCACCGGCTCTGCAGCGACCTCCTCGGGCCTATTCGGCGGGACTTCCTCCGCAGCGACCACACCGAGCCCATTCGGGGCCACCTCCTCCGCGTCGGCGACATCTAGTCTGTTCGGCGCCGCCTCTTCTGCTGCGTCCACCCCAAGCCTCTTCTCTGGAGCCGCCACGGGCTTTAGCTTTGGCTCGTCGGCGTCCGGTTCCACCACTACCACGCCCGCCGCCCCGGCACCATCAGTCGGCTTCTCGTTCAACTCGGGGGCGGCCGCGTCAAGCACTGCCTCCACCGCGACATCAGCACCGGCTTTAGGGTTTGGCGGCTCCACTGGCTCGTCACTGTTCGGATCCACCACCTCCGCGCCCCTCTtcagcaccaccaccgcctcttcTCCAGCGCCTGCTGCGACCACCACGCCATCCTTTGGGTTCTCTTCCTCGCCAGCAACAACCGCTTCCGCCCCATCGTTTGGCTTTACACCGTCAGCAGGAAGCGCGGCTACGGGGAACACGGCTCCTTCCTTGTTCTCATCTGCTTCCTCGAGCCCTGCCTTCGCTTTCGCCAAGAGCACATCCACCACCACAGTAACCACACTGGCGTCCTCGCCCTCCACTGGCTTCTCCTTGGCCACTTCGCAGGCTGCACCTGCTCCCTCATTGTTCTCTAATACCAGTGCAGCAGGTAGCTCGTCTGCCACTACGCCTGGATTCTCGTTTGGTTCATCTTCGGCAGCTTCGACACCAACTTTTGCTTCCGTGTCTGCAACTGGTGCCTCCACtgtgccatcagctgctgcagcTTCTGCAACATCTGGGTCATTGTTCCCAGCTGCTTCTACCAGTAGTTTCAGTTTTGCAGTGGCGCCATCATCGTCATCAGCAGCGGCAGCTACTGCCACTACCACCACTGTCACAAGTGCATCTACATCTGCAGGCATGACAACCACGGCTCCTTTGACTGGAACAACGGGGTTTCCAAATTTTAATCTTCAAACAACTACACCAGCTTCTACCTCATCTCCCACACTGGCATTTG GTGTTTCTACTGCTGCTGCTAGCACATCAGCCATCAGCACCACAACTCAGGCAACTTCCTCAGCTGTTCAAGCTAGCAGCACAGG TCCGACTACTACTACATCTATCTCTCCAGCAGCGTCCCAGGCACCTAAGCTACCATCAGAAATTGTTGGCAAAAGCGTTGACGAG ATTATTAGGGACTGGAACAATGAGCTTCAAGACCGTACTGCGAAATTCAGGAAACATGCCACCGCAATAGCTGAATGGGATAAGAGAATTCTGCAAAACAGAAATGTTCTTATTAGGCTTGAG GCTGAGGTGGCTAAAGTTGTTGAAACACAAACAGGCTTGGAGCGTCAACTTGAGTTGATAGAAACTCATCAGCGAGAG GTAGACAAGGCTCTACAGAGTATGGAGGAGGAAGCTGAACGCATATTCCAGGATGAACGAATGTTACTTCGTGAAGATGAGGCTGCTTCAGCAAGAGATACTAT GTATGAACAAGCAGAAGTTGTGGAGCATGAACTGCAACATATGACAGAACAAGTAAAATCCATCATTCAGACTATGAATGCTACTCAG GGTGGTGAGCTCGAGTCCGCTAATAGTATGACACCATTTGATGTTGCGGTCCGGATACTCGATAATCAACTGCGTTCCCTGATGTGGATTGATGAGAAG GTTAACGAGTTCTCTGGCAGAATACAGAGGCTGCCCAACAACAGCTCTTCGGCTGAACGTGACTCTGGGATTCCCAGGTTTTGGTTAAGCTGA
- the LOC136456873 gene encoding nuclear pore complex protein NUP62-like isoform X2, protein MATSFGFGGSAAAGSTASSPFSFSSTPSAFSFSQPAAASSPAPTFGSSLFSSPSAAASSAPTFGSSLFGASSAAAPASSPTFGFGSTPFSFGQSTAAASSAASAPSLFGATPASSAGTTPSLFGAATSAASSPGLFGAASAASSSPGLFGASATGSAATSSGLFGGTSSAATTPSPFGATSSASATSSLFGAASSAASTPSLFSGAATGFSFGSSASGSTTTTPAAPAPSVGFSFNSGAAASSTASTATSAPALGFGGSTGSSLFGSTTSAPLFSTTTASSPAPAATTTPSFGFSSSPATTASAPSFGFTPSAGSAATGNTAPSLFSSASSSPAFAFAKSTSTTTVTTLASSPSTGFSLATSQAAPAPSLFSNTSAAGSSSATTPGFSFGSSSAASTPTFASVSATGASTVPSAAAASATSGSLFPAASTSSFSFAVAPSSSSAAAATATTTTVTSASTSAGMTTTAPLTGTTGFPNFNLQTTTPASTSSPTLAFGVSTAAASTSAISTTTQATSSAVQASSTGPTTTTSISPAASQAPKLPSEIVGKSVDEIIRDWNNELQDRTAKFRKHATAIAEWDKRILQNRNVLIRLEAEVAKVVETQTGLERQLELIETHQREL, encoded by the exons ATGGCGACCTCCTTCGGTTTCGGCGGCTCCGCGGCCGCGGGCTCCAcggcctcctcccccttctccttctcctccaccCCATCCGCCTTCTCCTTCTCCCAGCCGGCGGCTGCCTCCTCCCCTGCCCCCACCTTCGGCTCCTCCCTCTTTTCCTCACCCTCCGCCGCCGCTTCCTCTGCCCCCACTTTCGGGTCCTCCCTGTTCGGGGCCTCgtccgccgccgcgcccgcctccTCCCCCACTTTCGGCTTCGGATCCACCCCCTTCTCGTTTGGTCAGTCCACGGCGGCCGCCTCATCGGCCGCGTCCGCGCCATCCCTCTTCGGCGCAACGCCCGCATCCTCCGCCGGAACAACACCTAGCTTATTCGGCGCTGCTACCTCCGCCGCAAGCAGCCCTGGCCTCTTCGGTGCCGCCTCCGCTGCCTCAAGCAGCCCCGGCCTCTTCGGTGCGTCCGCCACCGGCTCTGCAGCGACCTCCTCGGGCCTATTCGGCGGGACTTCCTCCGCAGCGACCACACCGAGCCCATTCGGGGCCACCTCCTCCGCGTCGGCGACATCTAGTCTGTTCGGCGCCGCCTCTTCTGCTGCGTCCACCCCAAGCCTCTTCTCTGGAGCCGCCACGGGCTTTAGCTTTGGCTCGTCGGCGTCCGGTTCCACCACTACCACGCCCGCCGCCCCGGCACCATCAGTCGGCTTCTCGTTCAACTCGGGGGCGGCCGCGTCAAGCACTGCCTCCACCGCGACATCAGCACCGGCTTTAGGGTTTGGCGGCTCCACTGGCTCGTCACTGTTCGGATCCACCACCTCCGCGCCCCTCTtcagcaccaccaccgcctcttcTCCAGCGCCTGCTGCGACCACCACGCCATCCTTTGGGTTCTCTTCCTCGCCAGCAACAACCGCTTCCGCCCCATCGTTTGGCTTTACACCGTCAGCAGGAAGCGCGGCTACGGGGAACACGGCTCCTTCCTTGTTCTCATCTGCTTCCTCGAGCCCTGCCTTCGCTTTCGCCAAGAGCACATCCACCACCACAGTAACCACACTGGCGTCCTCGCCCTCCACTGGCTTCTCCTTGGCCACTTCGCAGGCTGCACCTGCTCCCTCATTGTTCTCTAATACCAGTGCAGCAGGTAGCTCGTCTGCCACTACGCCTGGATTCTCGTTTGGTTCATCTTCGGCAGCTTCGACACCAACTTTTGCTTCCGTGTCTGCAACTGGTGCCTCCACtgtgccatcagctgctgcagcTTCTGCAACATCTGGGTCATTGTTCCCAGCTGCTTCTACCAGTAGTTTCAGTTTTGCAGTGGCGCCATCATCGTCATCAGCAGCGGCAGCTACTGCCACTACCACCACTGTCACAAGTGCATCTACATCTGCAGGCATGACAACCACGGCTCCTTTGACTGGAACAACGGGGTTTCCAAATTTTAATCTTCAAACAACTACACCAGCTTCTACCTCATCTCCCACACTGGCATTTG GTGTTTCTACTGCTGCTGCTAGCACATCAGCCATCAGCACCACAACTCAGGCAACTTCCTCAGCTGTTCAAGCTAGCAGCACAGG TCCGACTACTACTACATCTATCTCTCCAGCAGCGTCCCAGGCACCTAAGCTACCATCAGAAATTGTTGGCAAAAGCGTTGACGAG ATTATTAGGGACTGGAACAATGAGCTTCAAGACCGTACTGCGAAATTCAGGAAACATGCCACCGCAATAGCTGAATGGGATAAGAGAATTCTGCAAAACAGAAATGTTCTTATTAGGCTTGAG GCTGAGGTGGCTAAAGTTGTTGAAACACAAACAGGCTTGGAGCGTCAACTTGAGTTGATAGAAACTCATCAGCGAGAG TTGTAg